The DNA region TTCAGCGAGTGCCTAACTGCTGTGAGATACGGTTTGAGGGATTGAGACTGATGTTAGCACCATAAATGCCTAAACTTACCATTTGGTGATAGAAGAGGTATTTGCTGTTATTCGGAAGAGATGGGTTTCGCacgaaaaaattaattttcgAAGTCCTTGAGTATGTGGAGCGAAGTGGTAGACGAGGAAGGTCGTGTTTACTACTACAACTCAGAGACTGAGCAGACGCAGTGGGAGAGACCTGAAGACTTGAAGGAGAGCAGGGTTGACGCTGCCTTAGAGAAGACAAAATGGCAGCGATACCTCACTGACGAGGGCGAGGTCTACTACTACAACGAGGAAACAGAGGAGAGTGTTTGGACACTTCCGGACGAGGTGCGCAAACTCATAAACCCAACAACTGTTGAAGAGCAGGAACCGGCCCAGGAGAATGGAGACAAGGTATTTGACTCTACAAAGATCGTGGATCTAAGCAGTTTCTTTacggacgaggagctcagaTGGGAAAAGAATGCAGATGCAAAAACAGATCAATTTGTGCAAATGCTGGAAGATTACTCTGTAGGAACAGATTGGACATTTCAGCAGGTGATGGAACGGTGCATAGTGGATAAGCGGTATTGGACTTTACCTGACTCGATTACGAGGAAGGAATGTTTTGAGGTTTATTTGCTTCGGAAAgccgacgaggagttccGAGAGAAGGAGAACTCGCGCGAGAGTTACAGAAACGCATTTTTCCAGGTTCTGGACAATTACGATATAAAGTACTACACCCGATGGAACACATGTGCGAAACTCATCATGGATGAGCCTATTTATTCACTTATACCACCCAAGATGAAACGGGAATTTTTTGAAGAGTACGTCGGTAAGCTGAAGCGTGCACGTGAGGCAGAGATCAAGGAGGCCAGGCGTAAACAACTCGAGGAAGTCGAGGTCATTCTGCGGGCGGAGCTCACACTAAGGTCGCAGGTGGACGATGCTTTCAAGACGCTAGATATGGAGCGCTTGCCCCATTTGAACAAACTAGATATTCTCACGATTTATGAAAGTATCGTGAACGAGTTGGAGAGATCATTCCAGGCCACGGTCGCTGAGaacaataaaaaaaattacagAGCAGATAGGAAGGCCAGAGACGGTTTTAGAcagcttctggaggaggtgAGCCAAAAAATTGAGTTCACAGCGAAATTGAGATGGCATGAGCTCCTCCCATATATAAAGGATGATCCGCGATTCATCAATCTTTGCGGTAGAAAAGGCTCACTTCCAATCGATTTCTATTGGGATATTCTTGACAAGGAGAACCAAAGTTTGAAAGCCAAGCGAGACTTGGTGAAGCACATAGTTCCTACTGCTGATAACATGTCTCTTGAGGAGTTCACCAGAGTTGTTTCGCAGAAAGTGGACAATGTTTCAGAAAGCGACTGTCGACTCATAAGAGAGAtgcttttggaagaagGAAGACAAAAAGGCGAAGGAGACCGCAGAAAACGACTAATGACGCTGGGTTACGGGGTAGCAAGAAGTTAATGAGATATATAGATGTGTACTATTATTCGTCCTGCACTAACGCAGATAGACCGAGTAATGCCATCAGGGCGTACTTGAAGTACACGTTCTCCGTAATGAGAATGGTAACATATCCCACTAGAGGCACGTATCCAAATACCCTCCCAAGAATATCTTTCTTTCTTTCGAGATACTGCTGTCCGTAAGCGTATAGTGGTAGATCGTCTCGCTCGTTATTATCTCCTTTCGTcaggagcagctgcttttgcacttttttctttgtctTCCTGTCTTTCTCCATCACCCTGTGTTCTCTAACAACTCTATGCACAATTGGaatatctttttcttgcaaCTTGTAGACAACAACGTCTCCTACTCCAACGTACTCTTCTCTATTCCAAAGAAACAGCACATCTCCTCGCTGAAAAGCTGGCTCCATAGATCCAGAAAGAACCACCACAATTGGAGAGTTCGACATGGTCACGATGGAGAATAGCTTCCAGAACGCAAAAGCGCTGGCCAAAACCATGGCCATGCTCAGACCCGAACCCAGCTGTTGACGTAAATTCATAGGagaaaataataatattTTCTCGACGCGACGATACTCTTATGAGCACAAAGTGAGTATTAATATTTGTCAACTAATGTCTAGTCGGTACTCTTCAAAAGCGCACCAGCGTGAAGGAAGAACAGCGCTTTTTTCCACGGTGTCTCAACCGGTATCTGCTGCACACTCTCCAATAAGAACGTACAACACATCCTCGGCCACGTCGCTGGATAATCTACGCCGTCAGGAGGACCCTTTTGCTAGATCGTCTTCCCCCTACGATACAGCAGACTCAAAGAAACGAGACTACAATGCTTCGTTAATGTCACAGCTCGAGTCTCAAAACGACGAGACAGTGGACCTACTGGGTTCCAAAATAacagctttgaaaaatctctCCATGATGATGGGCGACGAAATCAACAAAAGCAGATTCAACCTCTCTGCTCTCGGGGGCGATATGGAACTGAGCAAAAACCGCATCAAGGCCAACCTCAATCGGATGGCCATAATGGCCGACAAGACAGGAATCAGCTGGAAAATATGGCTCCTGTTCTTCACAGTTATATTTTGGATATTTTTGTGGGTCTGGTTGTTTTAGGAAATATATGCCACTTGCTCATTATTTAATCGGGTGAAGTCTTCGCGGGCTCCTCGTTTTTAGCATCGTCTTCCCTCAAATGGTGTGTACGCCCTCTCCAGGCAGCACTGCGGCCACCGCGTCCCCTCCCTCTGTGTGGGGGTGCACCCGAATACCGTCTGGCATTGGTGATTCCCGGATAATTGGTCCGTTTTGGAGTAACTGTCAAAGTACGTCCGCGGAATTCTGTGCCGTTCATAGCAACAGCTTTTTGGGCACCTTCGTGCGTTTCAAACTCAACAAAAGCGTATCCACGAGGCTTCCCGGTGTGTTTATCATACAGGATGGTAATTCTGTTTATGACCCCACAATCATCAAGTAGCTCCTTCAGATCTCCGGGTAAAGCGGAATAGTCCACGTTGCCCAAATAAACAGACCGCGAGTCAATTTCCTGCTGGTTGCTAGGCTGGTTAGGAGCCAGTCTGGGTTGTTGCGGAGGCTGTTCGCTTTCTGACATGGACACAAGATGATCTGGGGTAGAAGATTATCAGCAGCCGGCGTCTtagacgatcgacgcgactGGAAcaggagaaaaaaaaattcaagtGCTAACTTATTTTTCATTTCTGATCATGGTGTCCGTTCGTAAGCGTAAGATGGCCAGATCGTCGGTCAAAAAGGCCACGAGACGCACGAAGGACAGACAAAGGCAAGTGAGGAATTTTGGGAACTCCATCATTGCGGCAAACTGGGATCCAAAGTTGTCTCTGTCACAGAACTATGAGAAAATGGGTTTGAAAGTGCGACTGTCACAACAAACTGGTGGAGTGGAAAAGAAAATCACCCCTCAGTTCCCCGAAAGCGATGATGAGTTTGTCGTTGATGAGActgaggaagaggaagaaaagaaagacgaaTCAAAGGACTCTTTAGACCCAGCAGACATCCCCGAAGGAACAGCTAAACTTGTGCGTGATGATCAAGGAAATGTTATCAAAGTCATATATGGTACAAAGAAAATAACGCAGGAGGTTGAACAGGAAAAGCCTTCCACGGAAGTGGTCAAGAAACTTGAGGAGCTTGCTCAGCACAAGGTGGTAAAGGAACGCAAACAGAGCGCACGAGAGATTGATTGGCTAGCTGATCTGTACAATAAGTACGGAGATGACTATGAAAAGATGAAATGGgacaagaaactcaacCCTTATCAGCACAGTGCTGGTGagttgaaaaagagaatCACTAAATGGAAGAAAACCCAGGGCTTGAGCACATAATACCATAGAAGAGCTCTATCAAGTTAATATATTGTTCGTATTGTTGCAGATGGAGCTATCTGTGGAGTAGCTTAGCGTAGGTGGGCGGTGCGTCAAGATCAAAGAGAGAATagacaaaatattttgcGAGTTGAGCATCACTATTAATCTAGGTGGAAATTTCTGTTTTGTTGGCAAAGCCAACTAGTGTCCACCGCACATATACACTCGACCATGTCACCATTTGAGTGCCTGATCCAGTGTCCTGGGTCATGCCCTCCCAGAGGCATCGATTACGTAATTGTTTAGTATCAAGCTTTTTTAAATCACCGTAGAGTTTACCTTTCAGCCAGTTTTGCTAGTATCGACTACGATGTCATCCAatgaggacgaaaaggCACACTGGAGCCGCCGGATACATGGAGTCCCAAGTGCTCACGTGGGGAACCAAATGGTGCAAATAACGACAAAGGTGTCAGAGAAGGATGAAAAGGTTTTCTCTTCATTCAAGACCGGGCTCAAGACTACGATACACAAATATGAGAAACAGAGCTCTGAACGACAAAAAGCTCACCACAGTACAGAAAAACACTTCCAGCAAGCATTGAACGATTCCGAATGGCTTGAAAACTAACTATTTACACGAACCAACCcttctttgttttcttATCGGTTCCCAAACCGGACTTGGCCAGAGTCTCAGCAACATCTCCAAAAGAGTCTCTATCGCCTTGGATAACAATGGTTGGCTTGCTTCCGGTAAGCACCCTCTTTGCAATATCTATAAGGTCATGTCTGGTGATTCTATCAATCTTTTCGCACATCTCGAGTACGTCGACCCGTTTACCGTAGATCTGGACTTGACGACCCATGTCTTCCAATTGGACCATCTTACTTTCTAAattcatcatcaaggacgaCTTCAGCTGATTCTTGGATCGTTCGACCTCACTATCTGTGATTCCGCCATTTCTGACATTATCCTCCATTAAGAGCGAGAGCTCAAATCCAATCAGCTCGCCCATCACACGGTTCGCCTGTGGAATGCAACTCAAAGAGATGCCGAACAATCCACTGTCACTGAAGTTGTGAATGAAAGATTTGCACGACTCCACAAATCCATACTGGTTCAAGATTCGCGTGTATGCTCTAGAGTACATTCCTTTTCCAGGACcaccagcagaaaatgagcCACCTCCACCGATGAGCATTTGCAAGGTAGCAAGCTTGTAGACCTCTTCGTCTTGAATGGGCACACCTTCGAAGCCAACGTGGATATGATGGAATTCCTGACCCATGTAAGCAAGCTCTTCAGGGTAAGGAGTCGAGAACTCTCCCCCTGTATACACTGCTGGGTCCTTGATAATCTCTGTGCTAtttctggctttgaaaTCTTCGAGGTTTTTCAATGTAAGTTCCTCGGCTTTTTCAAAAGGTACACCGCTCATAGCCACCACCAGTCGATCAGGTCTATAGAACAAGTCTCTATATTGGCGCAATTTGGCCGATGTCaccttgtccagctcctcctgGGGGCAGAGTAGAGGACAACCCAAGTTTTTGCCGCTGTATGCTGTCTGTTGAAGGAGTTCTGGCAATATCATGTCGCTTTGAAGCCACAGCTCATTCAGTTCATACCGCGCGTTGCTAATTTGCTCGTTTATCTCCTCGTCTAGCAATGCTGGTCTGGCAATTGTATCACTCAAGAGCTTGAACATTTTGTCCACATCTTGGTTGAATACGCTTGCTTGATAAATAAGAGTCTCTCTTGATGACGCACACATATAGTTGCCGCCCAAGTGATTTAGTTTCTCCACCATTTCCGCTCCAGACATTTCAGTAGTGCTTCTATATGCCATTTTATCCATCAGGTGCGAACACCCTGTTAAATCATATCTATCTTCGAATCTGGAGCCGGCATTAACATATAGTCCCACAGCACTGAAATGACTGGGAGTCTCGTCTACCACCAGCTTGATCCCGCTAGGTAaggttttgatttttgtTTGCGATATGGTGCTCAGAGCACGCCGAGAAGGCTGTCTGCTTAGGGCAAGGATATGATTCAACATTGTTCACAAACTTTTCGTAACGAAAACTCAAATTACAAGGGCGAAGCCGATCGTCGCGActacaaaaaaaaaaaaaaatttggtGTAGATACCGGGCGGAGCGAATAGAAACAAACATAGCAGAAATTTATTTATAAAGAAACAAAATCAGGACCACTTTTGATTCCAAATCATCCAGTCACTTTTGGTTTGCACCTTATACAAACACTTATTACCCTATCTCAGCGTTATCGGTGTTGATTTGCTCGTTCTCCATCGCttataaaaaaataacgtgattttttttcacatCATAGCCCGATGAATAACAGACGTCTACCACTCGTGTCTCGCAGACAATTTGAGGCCCATACTACTGTTAAGTCATGCTGGGTGACCCTATACAATAGAAATATCTACGATGTCACTGATTTCCTTGATGAACACCCGGCCGGCAGTGAATTAATTTTGGAGTATGCTGGTAAAGACATCACCCAAATCCTTGCCGATCCTAGCAGTCACACTCACTCCGAGAGCGCCTACGAGATGCTGAATGACGAAATGCTTATCGGATACTTGGCTACAccagaagaggaagaggaacTTCTTTCTAAACATCAGAACATGGAAGTGATTCCGGACACAATTGATCTGACTGAATTTGGTGATCTGCCTTCGGAGCAGCTGTTGAGCGTTAGAACAGATGTTGACGAAGACTATAGAAAGCACAAGTTCCTGGATCTCAACAAACCATTACTTATTCAGGTCCTCACTGCCAACTGGACCAAGGAATTTTACCTTGACCAGGTTCACAGACCCAGACACTACGGGAAAGGCTCGGCCCCTCTTTTCGGAaactttttggagcctCTTTCGGTGACACCTTGGTATGTGGTTCCACTTATTTGGCTTCCAGTCAACTTCTACGTTTTCTACATCGGATTTGTCAACCAGAACAAATTCTTGGCACTGGCTCTCTGGGCTCTAGGACTATTCGTGTGGACCTTGATCGAATACCTCATGCATCGGTTCCTTTTCCACATTGATAACTACCTTCCAGAACACCAGCTTGCATTTACTGTTCATTTTCTGTTGCACGGTGTCCACCACTACCTACCTATGGACAAAAAAAGATTGGTGATGCCACCAACACTATTTATTGTTTTGTGCTATCCGTTCTACAAGCTTGTGTTTGCAATTTTGCCTTATTATGCTGCCTGCTCCGGATTTGCTGGAGGATTCCTTGGCTATATTCTTTACGACTGCACTCATTATATTCTCCACCATGCCAAGCTCCCAAAATACCTCCAGGATCTCAAGACTTACCATCTGGAGCACCATTATAAAAATTATGAGCTTGGTTTCGGTGTCACCAGCAAATTCTGGGATCGTGTGTTTGGCACGCTTTTGAATCCTGAAGACGTGTACCAAAAGAGAAATTAAATAGTATTATGATGATTATGGCTTATGGTTGATAAGTTTAACTGAACTCACGAAGAAGCGCCATCGTGGAGTCAAAAGTGTAAGAATGGTCTTGCTCGACCTCCATGCCTTCGTAGCCGTCGGATGAAGATACGCTTTGCAGGATCGTCAACACAACTTCATATCCTTTCAGGTTATTAAACTCGGTTACCATGCAGCACCAGTGTTCATGTTCTGCGAGCAGGTTGATGTCAGAGTCTTCTTTGCTTATTTCAGCTGGATAGCTGACAGACTTGAGCGGTTCCGTGTGGTCTAGATTTTTAGACTCTCCAAGCAGTATTCGCCTCGTACATTTGTGACATTTGAGAAGTGCCAAATTCTTTGATCCAAACTTCTGTTGTTTTAGCTCCCATCCAAAAAGGGCAACCATGGAGAGTATTAAGTTTGTCGA from Ogataea parapolymorpha DL-1 chromosome V, whole genome shotgun sequence includes:
- a CDS encoding pre-mRNA-processing factor 40, which translates into the protein MWSEVVDEEGRVYYYNSETEQTQWERPEDLKESRVDAALEKTKWQRYLTDEGEVYYYNEETEESVWTLPDEVRKLINPTTVEEQEPAQENGDKVFDSTKIVDLSSFFTDEELRWEKNADAKTDQFVQMLEDYSVGTDWTFQQVMERCIVDKRYWTLPDSITRKECFEVYLLRKADEEFREKENSRESYRNAFFQVLDNYDIKYYTRWNTCAKLIMDEPIYSLIPPKMKREFFEEYVGKLKRAREAEIKEARRKQLEEVEVILRAELTLRSQVDDAFKTLDMERLPHLNKLDILTIYESIVNELERSFQATVAENNKKNYRADRKARDGFRQLLEEVSQKIEFTAKLRWHELLPYIKDDPRFINLCGRKGSLPIDFYWDILDKENQSLKAKRDLVKHIVPTADNMSLEEFTRVVSQKVDNVSESDCRLIREMLLEEGRQKGEGDRRKRLMTLGYGVARS
- a CDS encoding Signal peptidase complex catalytic subunit SEC11 — encoded protein: MNLRQQLGSGLSMAMVLASAFAFWKLFSIVTMSNSPIVVVLSGSMEPAFQRGDVLFLWNREEYVGVGDVVVYKLQEKDIPIVHRVVREHRVMEKDRKTKKKVQKQLLLTKGDNNERDDLPLYAYGQQYLERKKDILGRVFGYVPLVGYVTILITENVYFKYALMALLGLSALVQDE
- a CDS encoding Protein transport protein BET1, which encodes MSSRYSSKAHQREGRTALFSTVSQPVSAAHSPIRTYNTSSATSLDNLRRQEDPFARSSSPYDTADSKKRDYNASLMSQLESQNDETVDLLGSKITALKNLSMMMGDEINKSRFNLSALGGDMELSKNRIKANLNRMAIMADKTGISWKIWLLFFTVIFWIFLWVWLF
- a CDS encoding Embryonic polyadenylate-binding protein 2-B, translating into MSESEQPPQQPRLAPNQPSNQQEIDSRSVYLGNVDYSALPGDLKELLDDCGVINRITILYDKHTGKPRGYAFVEFETHEGAQKAVAMNGTEFRGRTLTVTPKRTNYPGITNARRYSGAPPHRGRGRGGRSAAWRGRTHHLREDDAKNEEPAKTSPD
- a CDS encoding Nucleolar protein 16 yields the protein MVSVRKRKMARSSVKKATRRTKDRQRQVRNFGNSIIAANWDPKLSLSQNYEKMGLKVRLSQQTGGVEKKITPQFPESDDEFVVDETEEEEEKKDESKDSLDPADIPEGTAKLVRDDQGNVIKVIYGTKKITQEVEQEKPSTEVVKKLEELAQHKVVKERKQSAREIDWLADLYNKYGDDYEKMKWDKKLNPYQHSAGELKKRITKWKKTQGLST
- a CDS encoding Mitochondrial-processing peptidase subunit alpha produces the protein MLNHILALSRQPSRRALSTISQTKIKTLPSGIKLVVDETPSHFSAVGLYVNAGSRFEDRYDLTGCSHLMDKMAYRSTTEMSGAEMVEKLNHLGGNYMCASSRETLIYQASVFNQDVDKMFKLLSDTIARPALLDEEINEQISNARYELNELWLQSDMILPELLQQTAYSGKNLGCPLLCPQEELDKVTSAKLRQYRDLFYRPDRLVVAMSGVPFEKAEELTLKNLEDFKARNSTEIIKDPAVYTGGEFSTPYPEELAYMGQEFHHIHVGFEGVPIQDEEVYKLATLQMLIGGGGSFSAGGPGKGMYSRAYTRILNQYGFVESCKSFIHNFSDSGLFGISLSCIPQANRVMGELIGFELSLLMEDNVRNGGITDSEVERSKNQLKSSLMMNLESKMVQLEDMGRQVQIYGKRVDVLEMCEKIDRITRHDLIDIAKRVLTGSKPTIVIQGDRDSFGDVAETLAKSGLGTDKKTKKGWFV
- a CDS encoding Ceramide very long chain fatty acid hydroxylase SCS7; protein product: MNNRRLPLVSRRQFEAHTTVKSCWVTLYNRNIYDVTDFLDEHPAGSELILEYAGKDITQILADPSSHTHSESAYEMLNDEMLIGYLATPEEEEELLSKHQNMEVIPDTIDLTEFGDLPSEQLLSVRTDVDEDYRKHKFLDLNKPLLIQVLTANWTKEFYLDQVHRPRHYGKGSAPLFGNFLEPLSVTPWYVVPLIWLPVNFYVFYIGFVNQNKFLALALWALGLFVWTLIEYLMHRFLFHIDNYLPEHQLAFTVHFLLHGVHHYLPMDKKRLVMPPTLFIVLCYPFYKLVFAILPYYAACSGFAGGFLGYILYDCTHYILHHAKLPKYLQDLKTYHLEHHYKNYELGFGVTSKFWDRVFGTLLNPEDVYQKRN